A genome region from Aestuariivirga litoralis includes the following:
- a CDS encoding 50S ribosomal protein L21 encodes MYAVIKTGGKQYKVAANDKILIEKLEGAAGDQVEFTEVLMVGNGADVAIGAPLVAGATVVAEIEKQGHGPHLIIFKKRRRKHYRRRNGHRQDLTSVTITEILTGGAKPAAKAKSAKPVAAEGAAPKAAAKPKKAEAAEGGDDISLIGGIGPKIRKELAAMGITTYAQIAAWTPEDVTRIETEIKQAGRVGREEWIEQAKELMAGKPPRAKTDKARAKDKE; translated from the coding sequence ATGTACGCAGTTATCAAGACTGGCGGCAAGCAGTATAAAGTTGCCGCAAACGACAAGATTTTGATCGAGAAGCTCGAAGGCGCAGCTGGCGATCAGGTTGAATTCACCGAAGTGCTGATGGTCGGCAACGGTGCGGATGTTGCCATTGGCGCGCCGCTGGTTGCTGGTGCCACTGTTGTGGCCGAGATCGAAAAGCAGGGCCATGGCCCGCATTTGATCATCTTCAAGAAGCGCCGCCGCAAGCATTATCGCCGCCGCAACGGCCACCGCCAGGACCTGACTTCGGTGACGATCACTGAAATCCTCACCGGTGGTGCCAAACCCGCTGCGAAAGCCAAGTCTGCCAAGCCAGTTGCTGCTGAAGGCGCTGCCCCCAAGGCCGCCGCCAAGCCGAAAAAGGCTGAAGCTGCTGAAGGTGGCGACGACATTTCGCTGATCGGCGGCATTGGCCCGAAGATCCGCAAGGAACTGGCGGCCATGGGCATCACGACTTATGCTCAGATCGCTGCCTGGACGCCGGAAGACGTCACGCGCATCGAAACCGAAATCAAGCAGGCTGGCCGTGTTGGCCGCGAAGAATGGATTGAACAGGCCAAGGAATTGATGGCCGGCAAGCCACCGCGCGCCAAAACCGACAAAGCCCGCGCCAAGGACAAGGAGTAA
- the rlmH gene encoding 23S rRNA (pseudouridine(1915)-N(3))-methyltransferase RlmH produces MKLHLLAIGKLKSGPEKLMAEDYATRITAMGKKAGVTALKISDWAESQKPDAPSRMGEEETQLWSSIPTGAYVIALDERGKSHTSEAFAAHLRKVIERGNDVVFLIGGPDGHSPGTREKANELLALGQMTWPHRLARIMLLEQIYRSVTIMLNHPYHRA; encoded by the coding sequence ATGAAGCTGCATCTTCTCGCCATCGGCAAGCTCAAATCCGGGCCCGAAAAGCTGATGGCGGAAGACTATGCCACCCGCATCACTGCGATGGGCAAGAAGGCCGGCGTCACGGCGCTCAAGATCAGCGACTGGGCCGAAAGCCAGAAACCCGATGCACCCAGCCGCATGGGTGAGGAAGAAACACAGCTCTGGTCATCTATACCCACCGGCGCCTATGTGATCGCCCTTGATGAACGCGGCAAATCCCACACCTCGGAAGCGTTCGCCGCCCATCTCAGAAAAGTGATCGAGCGCGGCAATGACGTGGTGTTTTTGATCGGTGGACCAGACGGCCACAGCCCCGGCACCCGAGAAAAAGCCAATGAATTGCTGGCATTAGGCCAGATGACCTGGCCGCACCGGCTGGCCCGCATCATGCTGCTGGAGCAGATTTACCGCTCGGTAACCATTATGCTCAATCATCCCTATCACCGGGCCTGA
- a CDS encoding YihY/virulence factor BrkB family protein: MDQVKPSLLTLFGEALKRLFADEAIPLAGNFTFRMIFSLFPFLIFATSLAGFFGSEDLVSTIVNFLLGVAPEDLVKPFAGEIRSILTVPRTGLLSLAALLTIWSAMGGVDSVRIGLNRAYGVTETRPVWLILLIDVIFVIGGAVWMLAFSGLLVVIPALDQFINTYAPQWQIHFNTLEPIRVPLAVLILLFGLLVAHRFLPNRILVRRDVLPGILTTVVVWVAITAGFGWYLQHFNSFASTYASLSGLFATMFLIYQAGLALIFGGEVNRVLMIYREQRKAEETAHETD, encoded by the coding sequence ATGGATCAGGTGAAGCCGTCGCTCTTGACACTCTTTGGCGAGGCGCTCAAGCGGCTGTTTGCGGATGAGGCCATTCCTCTGGCGGGCAACTTCACCTTCCGCATGATCTTCTCGCTGTTTCCTTTTTTGATCTTCGCCACCAGTCTTGCGGGCTTTTTCGGCAGCGAGGATCTTGTCAGCACCATCGTGAATTTTCTTCTGGGCGTGGCGCCGGAGGATTTGGTCAAACCCTTCGCGGGCGAAATCCGCTCGATCCTCACCGTGCCCCGCACCGGGCTTCTAAGTCTCGCGGCCTTGCTCACCATCTGGAGCGCCATGGGCGGCGTGGATTCGGTGCGCATCGGCCTCAACCGCGCTTACGGCGTCACCGAAACCCGCCCCGTTTGGCTGATCCTGCTGATCGATGTGATTTTCGTGATCGGCGGTGCAGTCTGGATGCTGGCTTTCTCCGGCCTTCTGGTGGTGATCCCGGCGCTGGACCAATTCATCAACACCTACGCCCCGCAATGGCAGATCCATTTCAACACCCTGGAACCCATCCGCGTGCCTCTGGCTGTGCTCATCCTGCTGTTCGGCCTATTGGTCGCGCATCGCTTCCTGCCCAACCGCATCCTGGTGCGCCGCGATGTGCTCCCCGGCATCCTGACCACTGTCGTGGTCTGGGTCGCAATCACCGCGGGCTTCGGCTGGTACTTGCAGCACTTCAACAGTTTCGCCTCAACCTATGCCTCGCTGTCCGGCCTGTTTGCCACGATGTTCCTGATCTACCAGGCCGGCCTGGCGTTGATCTTCGGCGGCGAGGTGAACCGCGTGCTGATGATCTACCGCGAACAGCGCAAGGCGGAAGAAACCGCGCACGAAACGGACTAG
- a CDS encoding nicotinate-nucleotide adenylyltransferase, whose protein sequence is MLKLPPHGPQQRIGLFGGSFNPAHEGHRQVALYAMKRLQLDWVWWLVSPQNPLKSSAETSDYAERMALTKFMANHPRFVVTDIEKQIGSRYTAETLRVLKQHSDAEFIWIMGADSLGSLSRWYQWTEIMGDMQIAVLARPGYSIRALSSKAAIRYQHKRIPGDRPQALGSKAPPRWVFISMPLRKESSTALRAVAKPFHAASKFW, encoded by the coding sequence ATGCTGAAGCTGCCGCCCCACGGCCCCCAACAGCGCATCGGCCTTTTTGGCGGCTCCTTCAATCCGGCCCATGAGGGACATAGACAGGTTGCCCTCTATGCCATGAAGCGGCTGCAGCTGGATTGGGTCTGGTGGCTAGTCTCGCCGCAAAACCCGCTGAAGAGCAGCGCTGAAACCAGCGACTATGCCGAACGCATGGCACTCACCAAATTCATGGCCAACCATCCGCGCTTCGTGGTCACCGATATCGAAAAGCAGATCGGCAGCCGCTACACGGCGGAAACCCTGCGCGTGTTGAAACAGCATTCAGACGCCGAGTTCATTTGGATCATGGGCGCTGACAGCCTGGGCAGCCTGAGCCGCTGGTATCAATGGACCGAGATCATGGGCGATATGCAGATCGCCGTTCTGGCGAGGCCTGGCTATTCCATCCGGGCCTTGAGCTCCAAAGCCGCTATCCGCTATCAGCACAAGCGCATCCCCGGAGACCGTCCCCAGGCGCTGGGTTCTAAGGCCCCGCCGCGTTGGGTTTTCATCTCCATGCCGCTGCGCAAGGAAAGCTCCACGGCGCTGCGGGCCGTCGCAAAACCGTTTCATGCTGCTTCCAAATTTTGGTAG
- the rpmA gene encoding 50S ribosomal protein L27, whose translation MAHKKAGGSSRNGRDSAGRRLGVKTFGGESVIAGNIIIRQRGTKVHAGAGVGMGKDHTLFAKVAGTVEFRGTKNGRQLVSVVPAKAAE comes from the coding sequence ATGGCACATAAAAAAGCTGGTGGCTCGTCCCGTAACGGCCGCGACTCTGCAGGCCGCCGCTTGGGCGTCAAAACTTTTGGCGGCGAATCTGTGATCGCCGGCAACATTATTATCCGCCAGCGCGGCACGAAAGTGCACGCGGGCGCTGGCGTTGGCATGGGCAAGGATCACACTTTGTTCGCCAAAGTTGCAGGCACCGTTGAGTTCCGTGGCACGAAAAATGGCCGCCAACTCGTATCGGTTGTACCGGCAAAGGCCGCTGAATAA
- a CDS encoding DMT family transporter, whose translation MTSASAKSLVVSSAPAVFVVLWATGFVVARLSAGHVAPVWFLALRFPLAGLFMLGLALVQRAAWPNARGVFHAFVAGALLHGLYLAPIYWAVANGLPAGVSALIVGLQPLLTSFLASWMLGEKLAPKHWLGLLVGLIGIVLVIAPKLQFAHLGGITPLTAGLSVFGACAISLGSVYQKKFASHIPLATGGVWQYVGASLVTLVISLLLGDFMFDHSVEAWTALAWAVLVLSVISILLLMMLINQGEVSRVSGLIFLVPAVSSLMTFVLFGETLTLVQLIGMAVCAGAVLIVNRA comes from the coding sequence ATGACTTCCGCATCTGCCAAGTCTCTTGTTGTCAGCTCCGCGCCGGCTGTGTTCGTCGTGCTGTGGGCGACGGGCTTTGTGGTGGCCAGGCTTTCAGCCGGGCATGTGGCGCCCGTGTGGTTTCTGGCACTGCGGTTTCCGCTGGCCGGATTGTTCATGCTGGGGCTCGCACTGGTGCAGCGCGCTGCTTGGCCCAATGCGCGAGGGGTATTTCATGCCTTTGTGGCGGGGGCCTTGCTGCATGGGCTTTATCTAGCGCCAATTTACTGGGCGGTGGCCAATGGCTTGCCGGCCGGTGTGTCGGCCTTGATTGTGGGGTTGCAACCGCTGCTGACTAGTTTTCTCGCCAGCTGGATGCTGGGCGAAAAGCTGGCACCTAAGCATTGGCTGGGCCTGTTGGTGGGATTGATCGGCATCGTGCTGGTGATCGCGCCGAAGCTGCAATTCGCACATCTGGGCGGGATCACGCCGCTGACAGCTGGGCTTTCGGTGTTTGGCGCTTGTGCGATTTCGCTGGGCTCGGTCTATCAGAAGAAATTCGCCAGCCACATTCCTTTGGCCACCGGTGGTGTGTGGCAATATGTGGGGGCCAGTCTTGTCACTTTGGTGATCTCGCTGCTGCTGGGCGATTTCATGTTCGATCACAGCGTGGAAGCATGGACGGCACTGGCCTGGGCCGTGCTGGTGCTTTCGGTGATTTCAATCCTGCTGCTGATGATGCTGATCAACCAGGGCGAAGTGAGCCGCGTGTCGGGGCTGATCTTCCTGGTGCCTGCGGTGTCATCACTGATGACGTTTGTGTTGTTCGGCGAAACGCTGACGCTGGTTCAGCTGATCGGCATGGCCGTGTGCGCGGGTGCGGTGCTGATTGTGAACCGGGCTTAG
- the proB gene encoding glutamate 5-kinase, with protein sequence MTSRLSKAKRVVVKVGSALLVDQKTGAIKASWLNSLVDDLADLKVAGADVILVSSGAIALGRRTLGLPKGKLKLEQSQAAAAVGQIALAQAWSEALRARNIVAAQVLVTLTDTEERRRYLNARATLSTLLTQGAVPVINENDTVATSEIRYGDNDRLAARVASMMSADVLVLLSDIDGLYSAPPNQKGATFIPELTEITPAVEAMAGKPVSGVGSGGMITKIEAGKIALSAGCHMVIASGHELHPLKRITEGERCSWFVAQANARQARKQWIAGTLQPVGRLVVDEGAKGALDKGKSLLPAGVKDVTGNFERGDTVSIVTGGEEFARGLVAYDAEDARKIVGLKSSEVEKLLGAEATHEIVHRDDLVML encoded by the coding sequence GTGACATCCCGCCTCTCCAAGGCCAAAAGGGTCGTGGTGAAAGTGGGCTCGGCGCTTCTGGTGGATCAGAAGACCGGGGCCATCAAGGCCTCCTGGCTGAATTCGCTGGTCGATGATCTGGCCGACCTCAAGGTCGCAGGCGCCGATGTCATCCTCGTCTCTTCCGGGGCCATCGCTCTGGGCCGCCGCACTTTGGGCCTCCCCAAGGGCAAGCTGAAACTCGAACAGAGCCAGGCCGCTGCCGCAGTGGGCCAGATCGCGCTGGCTCAAGCCTGGTCCGAGGCGCTGCGTGCCCGCAACATTGTGGCCGCCCAAGTGCTGGTCACCCTCACTGATACCGAAGAACGCCGCCGCTATCTCAATGCCCGCGCCACGCTCTCCACCTTGCTGACGCAGGGTGCCGTGCCCGTGATCAACGAAAACGACACGGTGGCAACCTCTGAAATCCGCTATGGCGACAATGACCGTTTGGCGGCACGCGTCGCCTCTATGATGTCAGCCGATGTGCTGGTGCTGCTGTCTGACATTGACGGGCTCTATTCCGCCCCGCCCAACCAGAAGGGCGCCACCTTCATCCCCGAATTGACCGAGATCACCCCCGCTGTGGAAGCCATGGCCGGCAAGCCCGTCTCCGGCGTGGGCTCCGGCGGCATGATCACCAAGATCGAGGCCGGCAAGATCGCACTGTCCGCCGGTTGCCACATGGTCATCGCTTCCGGCCATGAACTTCATCCCCTGAAACGCATCACCGAGGGCGAACGCTGCAGCTGGTTCGTGGCGCAGGCCAATGCCAGACAGGCGCGAAAACAATGGATCGCAGGAACGCTTCAACCCGTAGGCCGACTGGTCGTTGACGAAGGCGCCAAAGGTGCGCTCGACAAGGGCAAGAGCCTGCTGCCTGCCGGCGTGAAGGATGTGACCGGCAATTTCGAACGCGGCGACACGGTCAGCATCGTGACCGGTGGCGAGGAATTCGCGCGCGGCCTCGTCGCCTATGATGCCGAGGATGCGCGAAAGATCGTCGGCCTCAAATCATCTGAAGTAGAAAAGCTTTTAGGCGCGGAAGCCACCCATGAAATCGTCCACCGCGACGATCTGGTGATGCTATGA
- the rsfS gene encoding ribosome silencing factor, producing MKAKKAAAKKTKPVAKKKAAPKKAAKKAVKKVAKAAVKKLVKKSPAKKAPAKKAAAKKLAPKKAAPKKAAAKKLAPKKAAPKKIAAKKPAPKKAAAKKVAPKKVAAPKKVAAPKLVVTPINVQAPIVFEGPAAPLMQLILSALDDAKAENTVAINLEGRSAMADGMVVTTGRVDRHVNAIAEQLLGKLRNAGKHNIRVEGKDAGDWVLVDTGDIIVHIFRPEVRAFYNLEKLWSADAPQ from the coding sequence GTGAAGGCCAAGAAGGCCGCCGCCAAGAAAACCAAGCCAGTAGCCAAGAAGAAGGCTGCTCCGAAAAAGGCGGCCAAAAAGGCTGTGAAGAAGGTGGCCAAGGCCGCCGTGAAGAAGCTCGTCAAAAAGTCTCCAGCGAAAAAAGCCCCAGCTAAAAAAGCAGCTGCGAAGAAACTTGCTCCTAAAAAGGCCGCGCCCAAGAAAGCTGCCGCCAAGAAGCTGGCACCGAAGAAAGCCGCGCCAAAAAAGATCGCGGCCAAAAAGCCCGCACCTAAAAAAGCTGCGGCCAAGAAAGTCGCACCGAAGAAAGTTGCTGCGCCCAAAAAGGTGGCAGCACCCAAGCTCGTTGTCACCCCGATCAACGTCCAGGCGCCGATCGTATTCGAAGGTCCGGCCGCTCCGCTCATGCAATTGATCCTGTCGGCGCTCGATGATGCAAAGGCCGAGAACACCGTGGCCATCAACCTTGAAGGCCGCTCGGCCATGGCCGATGGCATGGTGGTCACCACCGGCCGCGTCGACCGTCACGTTAACGCCATTGCCGAGCAATTGCTGGGCAAGCTGCGCAATGCCGGCAAGCACAATATCCGTGTTGAAGGCAAGGATGCCGGCGATTGGGTTCTGGTTGATACCGGCGACATCATCGTCCACATCTTCCGCCCGGAAGTGCGCGCCTTCTACAATCTGGAAAAACTCTGGTCGGCTGACGCGCCCCAGTAA
- the obgE gene encoding GTPase ObgE: MKFLDECKIYVRSGDGGAGAVSFRREKFIEYGGPDGGDGGKGGDVWLEAADGLNTLIDYRYQQHYKVRTAGHGMGRLRAGANTPDLILKVPVGTEVLEEDHETLIADLAKAGDRVCIARGGNGGFGNHYFKSATNRSPYHANPAIEGEERWVWLRMKLIADAGIVGLPNAGKSTFLSVVSAAKPKIADYPFTTLIPQLGVVKAGANSFVIADIPGLIEGASEGAGLGTRFLGHVERCAVLLHLIDVTGDDPVGAYKTIRTELKAYSPFLAKKPEIIAFNKIDALTEKELEKKLKAFTTKTKKTPLLISAAAQKNIEAVNYALYGIISKTRVAEKLPDPAGVTTEEWKP, from the coding sequence ATGAAATTTCTCGACGAATGCAAAATCTATGTGCGGAGTGGCGACGGCGGCGCAGGCGCTGTCTCGTTCCGCCGTGAGAAATTCATCGAATATGGCGGCCCGGATGGCGGCGATGGCGGCAAGGGCGGCGATGTCTGGCTGGAAGCCGCCGACGGCCTGAACACCCTGATCGATTACCGCTACCAGCAGCACTACAAGGTGCGCACCGCTGGCCACGGCATGGGCCGCCTGCGCGCCGGCGCCAATACGCCGGACTTGATCTTGAAAGTCCCGGTCGGCACCGAGGTGCTGGAGGAAGACCATGAAACCCTGATCGCTGACCTCGCCAAGGCGGGAGACCGCGTCTGCATTGCCCGCGGCGGCAATGGCGGCTTCGGCAACCACTATTTCAAATCCGCCACCAACCGCTCGCCCTATCACGCCAACCCCGCAATCGAAGGCGAGGAGCGCTGGGTCTGGCTGCGCATGAAGCTGATCGCAGACGCAGGCATCGTTGGCCTGCCCAATGCCGGCAAATCCACCTTCCTGTCGGTGGTCTCCGCCGCCAAGCCCAAGATTGCTGATTACCCCTTCACCACCCTTATTCCGCAGTTGGGCGTGGTCAAAGCCGGTGCCAATTCCTTCGTGATCGCCGATATTCCGGGCCTCATCGAAGGCGCTTCCGAAGGGGCTGGCCTGGGCACGCGCTTTTTGGGCCATGTGGAACGCTGCGCCGTGCTGCTGCATCTGATTGACGTGACCGGTGATGATCCGGTAGGTGCCTACAAGACCATCCGCACCGAATTGAAGGCCTATTCGCCTTTCCTCGCCAAGAAGCCGGAAATCATCGCCTTCAACAAGATCGATGCGCTGACCGAGAAGGAACTTGAGAAAAAGCTCAAGGCCTTCACCACCAAGACGAAGAAAACCCCGCTGCTGATCTCCGCCGCCGCCCAGAAGAATATCGAGGCGGTGAATTACGCGCTCTATGGCATCATCAGCAAAACCCGCGTCGCTGAAAAGCTGCCCGACCCCGCCGGAGTAACCACCGAGGAGTGGAAGCCGTGA
- a CDS encoding murein hydrolase activator EnvC family protein, with protein sequence MILAAFTVIAAPLWAATPEETQAQLQAVQDTLSQSTAKVSEISAAIAAANKAQGEISKRLVDLEASMEDQQVALTEQDQHLKDLEAQSVTLASDLAARQDEMSGLLAGLMRLQQNPPPALVVAPENALDALRGAMMFGAVVPGLRDKAKALRDNLDELHAVRDETDAARQKQKAALDALASSETELKTLQDQKRAFAIAARKDLADEKTRAAALADQAKNLQQLLVDLQQAREEAERKKSEEAKAAAKAEAERLAALQGPLKLLSTLKGKLPYPVAGAIIKRFGEDTELGTKLDGLAIAAESNSRVISPADGTVEFAGTFRSYGQLLILNAGEGYLVLLAGMKQISAEMGQTVRVGEPVGLMGDGPSTLALLGETADHTHPVFYVEFRKDNAPVDSTTWWDAGRREAMK encoded by the coding sequence TTGATCCTGGCTGCCTTCACTGTGATTGCCGCACCGCTTTGGGCTGCCACACCGGAGGAGACGCAGGCGCAATTGCAGGCCGTGCAGGACACGCTGTCGCAATCCACCGCTAAGGTTTCCGAAATCAGCGCCGCCATCGCCGCTGCCAACAAGGCGCAGGGCGAAATTTCAAAACGGCTCGTAGATCTCGAGGCTTCTATGGAAGACCAACAGGTCGCCCTGACAGAGCAGGACCAGCACCTGAAAGATCTCGAAGCTCAGTCCGTCACCCTGGCCAGCGATCTGGCCGCCAGACAGGATGAAATGTCCGGACTCCTCGCCGGCCTCATGCGTCTGCAGCAAAATCCTCCGCCTGCCCTCGTCGTGGCGCCCGAAAACGCACTCGATGCCTTGCGCGGTGCCATGATGTTCGGCGCCGTGGTGCCGGGCCTGCGCGACAAGGCCAAGGCCCTGCGTGACAATCTCGATGAGCTGCACGCCGTGCGCGACGAAACCGATGCCGCGCGCCAGAAGCAGAAGGCGGCGCTCGACGCTCTGGCTTCATCCGAGACTGAATTGAAAACCCTGCAGGACCAGAAACGCGCCTTCGCCATCGCCGCGCGCAAAGATCTGGCGGACGAGAAAACCCGCGCCGCCGCCTTGGCCGATCAGGCCAAGAATCTGCAGCAGCTCTTGGTTGACCTGCAACAGGCGCGCGAAGAAGCCGAGCGCAAGAAATCCGAGGAAGCCAAGGCCGCCGCCAAGGCGGAAGCCGAGCGGCTGGCCGCCCTGCAAGGACCGTTGAAACTGCTCTCCACCCTGAAGGGCAAGCTGCCCTATCCTGTCGCCGGCGCCATTATCAAAAGATTCGGTGAAGACACTGAATTGGGAACCAAGCTCGATGGCCTGGCGATCGCCGCAGAATCTAACAGCCGTGTAATTTCTCCAGCTGATGGAACCGTTGAATTCGCAGGAACTTTCCGTTCCTATGGACAACTCTTGATCTTGAATGCCGGAGAAGGCTATCTGGTGCTGCTTGCTGGCATGAAGCAGATATCAGCGGAGATGGGCCAAACGGTAAGAGTGGGCGAACCGGTAGGTCTCATGGGCGATGGTCCATCAACTCTGGCCCTTCTGGGCGAGACGGCCGACCACACCCACCCCGTGTTTTATGTTGAGTTCCGCAAAGACAATGCGCCTGTTGATTCCACCACCTGGTGGGATGCTGGCCGAAGAGAGGCTATGAAATGA
- a CDS encoding lytic transglycosylase domain-containing protein, with protein MKTTLTISLAVAALSFGMLATGAQAAAKHSQHKKHHAHAARMPQVSQATRNSVVSMIKSQAPRYGVPTWFALRIAKVESNYNPRVTGGAGEIGVFQLKCQTARGIGYSGSCSGLYNPATNVQYGLRYLSMAVKSSHGNLRMAASKHNGGLGRKSIVPRYVAMVF; from the coding sequence ATGAAAACTACTCTCACGATTTCGCTGGCCGTTGCGGCTCTGTCTTTCGGCATGTTGGCCACCGGCGCTCAAGCCGCCGCCAAACATTCGCAACACAAGAAGCATCACGCCCACGCCGCCCGCATGCCGCAGGTGAGCCAGGCTACGCGCAATTCGGTGGTCAGCATGATCAAGTCGCAGGCCCCGCGTTATGGCGTTCCGACCTGGTTTGCGCTGCGCATTGCCAAGGTTGAATCGAACTACAACCCCCGTGTGACCGGCGGTGCCGGCGAAATCGGTGTGTTCCAGCTGAAGTGCCAGACGGCGCGCGGCATCGGCTATTCGGGCTCGTGTTCGGGCCTCTACAACCCGGCCACCAACGTTCAGTACGGCTTGCGTTACCTGTCGATGGCAGTGAAGTCGTCGCATGGCAATCTGCGCATGGCCGCTTCGAAGCATAATGGTGGCCTCGGCCGCAAGAGTATCGTTCCGCGTTACGTGGCCATGGTATTCTAA
- a CDS encoding GNAT family N-acetyltransferase produces MELETRRLLLRPLRDDDALAMVQALNNINVSRNLAKVPFPYTLADAEGFIKAQRSFDPRSEVCAIAFKAAPDELIGVVSYVYGADARVEFGYWLRECCWHMGLMSEAAFALVHHAFTAGGVEALHAGYHADNLRSGRVLRGLGFEEIGSYAAFGLAQNKHVPAMRLRLTAASWFTQKEGRAA; encoded by the coding sequence ATGGAACTCGAAACAAGACGATTGCTGCTTCGCCCCCTGAGAGATGACGATGCACTGGCGATGGTGCAGGCGCTGAACAACATCAACGTCTCGCGCAACCTGGCCAAGGTGCCGTTTCCCTATACTTTGGCCGATGCCGAAGGCTTCATCAAAGCCCAGCGCAGCTTTGATCCGCGCTCAGAAGTCTGCGCTATCGCCTTCAAGGCGGCTCCTGATGAGCTGATTGGCGTGGTCTCGTACGTGTATGGGGCAGATGCCCGCGTGGAATTCGGCTACTGGCTGCGCGAATGCTGCTGGCATATGGGCCTGATGAGCGAGGCGGCCTTTGCCCTGGTGCATCACGCCTTCACCGCTGGTGGCGTTGAGGCGCTGCATGCCGGCTATCACGCCGACAACCTGCGCTCAGGCCGCGTGCTGCGCGGCCTGGGCTTTGAGGAAATCGGCAGCTACGCCGCCTTCGGCCTGGCCCAGAACAAGCATGTGCCGGCGATGCGGTTGAGGCTCACCGCCGCCAGCTGGTTCACCCAAAAAGAAGGCCGCGCAGCATGA
- a CDS encoding glutamate-5-semialdehyde dehydrogenase — protein sequence MTVQDISNLGTKARRAAKDLSLASTEQKNTALRAMAQHIRADAKTILAANAKDLNAAKSKDLKSSFVDRLTLTDARIEAMATGLEEIAALKDPVGRVQDKWTRPNGMEISRVAVPIGVIGIIYESRPNVTADAGGLCLKSGNAAILRGGSDGFESSKAIITALRAGLKEVGLNEDAIQMVETTDRAAVGEMLTGLGGTIDLIVPRGGKSLVARVQAEARVPVFSHLEGICHVYVDKAADLEMAKAIVLNAKMRRTGVCGSAETILIDRAAAAQDLKLILRTLIDAGCEVRGDAETQAADKAVKPASEEDWSTEYLDAIVSVKVVDGVDSAIAHIAKYGSRHTDSIITADSATAEKFLREVDSAIVLHNASTQFADGGEFGFGAEIGIATGKMHARGPVGVDQLTTFKYQIRGTGQTRP from the coding sequence ATGACAGTTCAAGATATCTCTAATCTTGGAACAAAAGCACGGAGAGCCGCCAAGGATTTGTCGCTGGCCTCAACCGAGCAGAAGAATACAGCCCTGCGCGCCATGGCGCAGCACATTCGCGCAGACGCAAAAACCATTCTGGCTGCCAATGCCAAAGACCTGAATGCCGCCAAATCCAAGGATTTGAAATCGTCCTTCGTCGATCGCCTCACTTTGACTGACGCCCGCATCGAAGCCATGGCCACCGGCCTAGAGGAAATCGCGGCACTCAAAGACCCTGTCGGCCGCGTACAGGACAAATGGACCCGCCCCAATGGCATGGAGATCAGTCGCGTCGCTGTGCCCATCGGCGTGATCGGCATCATCTATGAAAGCCGCCCCAATGTGACCGCTGATGCCGGAGGCCTGTGCCTCAAATCCGGCAACGCCGCCATCCTGCGCGGCGGCTCCGATGGATTTGAATCATCCAAGGCCATCATCACCGCCTTGCGCGCTGGGCTGAAGGAAGTAGGCTTGAACGAAGACGCGATCCAGATGGTCGAAACCACCGACCGCGCCGCCGTGGGTGAAATGTTGACCGGCCTCGGCGGCACAATCGATCTGATCGTGCCGCGCGGCGGCAAAAGCCTCGTCGCCCGCGTGCAGGCCGAAGCCCGCGTCCCCGTGTTCAGCCACCTCGAAGGCATCTGCCATGTCTATGTCGACAAGGCGGCCGATCTCGAAATGGCCAAAGCCATCGTGCTCAATGCCAAGATGCGCCGCACCGGCGTGTGTGGTTCGGCCGAAACCATCCTGATTGACCGCGCCGCTGCGGCCCAGGATTTGAAGCTGATCCTGCGCACCTTGATTGATGCCGGCTGCGAAGTGCGCGGCGACGCCGAAACGCAAGCCGCCGACAAGGCTGTGAAACCCGCCTCGGAAGAAGACTGGTCTACCGAATATCTCGATGCCATCGTCTCGGTGAAAGTGGTGGACGGCGTGGACTCAGCCATCGCACACATTGCCAAATACGGCTCACGACACACGGACTCGATCATCACCGCCGACAGCGCCACTGCCGAGAAGTTCCTGCGCGAAGTGGATAGCGCCATCGTGCTGCACAATGCCTCGACGCAATTTGCCGATGGCGGCGAGTTCGGCTTCGGGGCGGAAATCGGCATTGCCACCGGCAAAATGCATGCGCGCGGTCCCGTAGGCGTCGATCAGCTCACCACCTTCAAATATCAGATCCGCGGCACCGGGCAGACGAGGCCCTGA